In Camelus ferus isolate YT-003-E chromosome 10, BCGSAC_Cfer_1.0, whole genome shotgun sequence, the following proteins share a genomic window:
- the LOC102514910 gene encoding vitamin D 25-hydroxylase: protein MWETPDAEAFAAALRGSLFLLLFALGVRQLLKQRRPSGFPPGPSGLPFIGNIYSLAASAELPHVYMKKQSQVYGEIFSLHLGGISIVVLNGYDVVKECLVHQSEIFADRPCLPIFMKMTKMGGLLNSRYGRGWVDHRRLAVNSFRCFGYGQKSFESKILEETKFFTDAIETYSGRPFDFKQLITNAVSNITNLIIFGERFTYEDTDFQHMIELFSENVELAASASVFLYNAFPWIDILPFGKHQQLFRNADVIYDFLSRLIEKASINRKPRLPQHFVDAYLDEMDQGKNDPSSTFSKENLIFSVGELIIAGTETTTNVLRWAVLFMALYPNIQGRVQKEIDLIIGPSGKPSWDDKCKMPYTEAVLHEVLRFCNIVPLGIFHATSEDAVVRGYSIPKGTTVITNLYSVHFDEKYWRDPDIFYPERFLDSNGHFVRKEALVPFSLGRRHCLGEQLARIEMFLFFTAFLQQFRLHFPHELVPNLKPRLGMTLQPQPYLICAEKR from the exons ATGTGGGAGACTCCCGATGCTGAGGCGTTCGCTGCGGCCCTCCGCGGCTCTCTCTTCCTGCTGCTCTTCGCGCTGGGGGTCCGCCAGCTGCTAAAGCAGAGGCGGCCGTCTGGCTTCCCCCCAGGACCTTCAGGGCTGCCATTTATCGGCAACATCTACTCGCTGGCCGCCTCAGCTGAGCTCCCTCATGTCTACATGAAAAAGCAGAGCCAGGTGTACGGCGAG aTCTTCAGTCTACACCTTGGAGGTATATCAATTGTGGTTCTAAATGGCTATGATGTAGTAAAGGAATGCCTTGTTCATCAAAGTGAAATTTTTGCAGACAGACCATGCCTTCCTATATTCATGAAGATGACAAAAATGGGAG GCTTACTCAATTCCAGATATGGCCGAGGATGGGTTGATCACAGAAGATTAGCTGTAAACAGCTTTCGCTGTTTTGGATATGGCCAAAAGTCTTTTGAATCTAAAATCTTAGAAGAAACCAAGTTTTTCACTGATGCTATTGAAACGTACAGTGGTAGACCTTTTGACTTTAAACAATTAATAACAAATGCTGTTTCAAACATAACCAATCTGATCATTTTTGGAGAACGATTCACTTATGAAGACACTGATTTTCAGCACATGATTGAGTTATTTAGTGAAAATGTGGAACTAGCTGCCAGCGCCTCAGTCTTCCTCTATAATGCCTTTCCATGGATTGACATCCTACCTTTTGGAAAACATCAACAGCTGTTTAGAAATGCAGATGTGATTTATGATTTTCTCTCCAGGCTTATTGAAAAAGCTTCCATCAACAGAAAGCCTCGGTTACCTCAGCACTTTGTTGATGCTTATTTAGATGAGATGGATCAAGGTAAAAATGATCCATCATCtactttctccaaagaaaacctAATTTTTTCTGTGGGTGAACTCATCATTGCTGGAACTGAAACTACAACCAATGTGCTACGGTGGGCAGTTCTTTTCATGGCCCTTTATCCTAACATTCAAG GACGAGTTCAGAAAGAGATTGATTTAATTATAGGACCCAGTGGAAAGCCTTCCTGGGATGACAAATGCAAAATGCCTTATACGGAGGCAGTTTTGCATGAAGTTTTAAGATTCTGTAATATAGTGCCATTAGGGATTTTCCACGCAACTTCTGAAGATGCAGTTGTACGTGGTTATTCTATTCCTAAAGGCACAACAGTAATTACAAATCTTTATTCTGTACACTTTGATGAAAAGTACTGGAGAGACCCAGATATATTCTATCCGGAACGATTCCTGGACAGCAATGGGCATTTTGTCAGGAAGGAAGCTTTGGTTCCCTTTTCCCTAG GGAGAAGACATTGTCTTGGAGAACAGCTGGCTCGGATAGAAATGTTCCTGTTTTTTACAGCATTTCTTCAGCAGTTTCGCTTGCATTTTCCACATGAACTGGTTCCAAATCTGAAGCCTAGGTTAGGCATGACGTTGCAACCCCAGCCCTACCTTATCTGTGCAGAAAAACGCTGA